In Vicia villosa cultivar HV-30 ecotype Madison, WI linkage group LG7, Vvil1.0, whole genome shotgun sequence, the DNA window TGTAGTGGGGAGGTATCTAATTATTTAAGGTTATAATAGTTTCATGGACTGTCATGTGCAATCCGATAGAGGAAGGTGGTCTCGATCTTTGTTCGTTGGTAAAGCTTAATGAAGCTTATAATTTGAAGTTAGCCCGAGACTTGTTATATTATGAGAATACTTGGGCCACAGTTTTTCGACTGAGAGTTCTGAGGAAAGGTAGCTTCATCAAGCATCACATTTACTCCTCTCTTTGGTCTAGTCACAAGGAAGAATCGGCAACGGTGGTGGATAACTCTTCGTGGTGTTTAGGTAACAGAGCATCTATTAATCTTTGGTTCGATAATTGGGGTGGCACGCCGTTTCACCTCGAGATGGCTGATGCAATTCAGTTGGCAGACCAAAAGGTCAGCATCCTTATGGTTAATGGTAAATGAAATTTTTCTAATTCTTGCATTCCCATCCCTTTCTTGAAGTAGCGTTAGATCCTTGCTCATCATATTTCCTATGATCTTCGTCCGAATGCGAAAGTTTGGAATCACTCTCAGAATGACGATTCCGCTAAAGCTTGTTTTGAATTCAAAAGGGCTCACGGTATCCATAAAAATTGGTGGCGTTGGATATGGTTAAAATCTATTCCCCCTCGAAGTCGTGTTTTTTGTGGATACTTCTTAATAACAAGGTGTCCACAGATGACCAATGGAAGCGGCGTAGCTTTGTTGTACCATCTCGTTGTGATCTTTatcgagaagtggaagaatcggTTATGCATTTTTTCTTTGAGTGTAAAGCTGCTTCTCAACTTTGGCACTAGTTTAAGGACCAATTGAATCATAACAGGCATGTCCTTGGATTGGATGATGTAGAAAACCTCCTCACTTTTGCTGGTACAGGACAGTTAGGACTGTCATCCCGTTGAATTGGACCAAAATTAATTATGATAGTGCTTTTTCTTCTGGTCGTTCCGCCTGCGATGGCATTGCAAGAAATTGTAATGGTGGTTTTTTGGGAGCTTTTGTTGTTGGTTTGGAGGTGTCAAACTCGTTCATTGCCAAACTCACCGGTGCAATGTTTGCTATTGAGTTCGTCTATGAGAGAAATTGGCATAGTCTTTGATTGGAGTTTGATTCTATGGCGATGGTCAAGGCGTTTAAAAATCCTTACTTGGTTCTGTGAATATTAGAAATATATGGGTGAATTGTATAAACTTAGTCACTAATTAGAATTTTGTGGTCTCTCACATTTTTCGGGAGGGCAATAGTTGTGCTGATGCGCTTGCTAACATAAGACTTAATCTTACTGATTTTTCTTTCTTTGATTCCATCCCGATTAGTCTAAGGACATATTTTGTAACGAATAGACTAGGACTGTCATTCTTTAGGTTCATTTCTTCGTGATAGTTTTTTGGTTGATGCCCCTATCTTTTTGTAgcaatctttttttttatatataaaatttcatttaaaaaaaatctcttcataattaaatataatttaaattacgcatattaaaaaagaaatgtatcatatttaatatatttaatttaaataaaaattaaaactaataataaattgGGTCATTGGAAATTTAATTATGAGATACTTTCAACATATTTTTACTTGCTCCCTATGGGATGATGAGTTAAGAGGTGAGAGAGTCTAAATATTTTAGACAAATTTGATCCCAACAATATTTtaacaaatttaataatttatggtTTTTGATATAGGTGAATAGAATCTCACAAGCTTATCAAAGTTGGAACATGCATGTATTTCTGCTTGATCAAAAAACAATGCTACTTATTATTCGCCAACAAAAGTTTAAGGCCAAGAACAAAAGTCGAATTTATATGAATCAATTTCTTACATGTGAACAAATCTAGCGGAATTTGAGTAATTTATTTGAGAATATTGGGAACACAACACCATATAAAGAGTCCAAAGTTAACTCATCAAATTAATGTTACAAAAACCATTGCATCTTAAAGAGCCCAAATTTGACTCATGAATGGGTTAGAATAGTTAATTACAGTATGAATATGTCTTCATAAGAATATTTCCCATTCAGATGCTTCAAAATAATAATGACAATAACTCATCATCTAAATCTAAGAGCAAGTCAGATGCACCAGGAAAATCCTTGTTAATAATGTCAGAAACTTGATTATCAGTAACATGAATTGAATGTTGTTGTGCTTCATAATTATAGCCGATGTCATGATTTGAATCTTGTTGTGTTTCAGAGATATTGTAACTTTGAAGGGTTGAGTTCAGTTGACAACTTTGGTTCTCATGATGTAACACTGAGTTAGCATCTTCAGTTTCTGATGCTGTTTTAGTTGGAGTGTCAATTCTTTGACTTTTGTTTGACTTTTTTCCACAAGATGGTCCCTTCAAATAATTTCTATACTTCTGCAAATGACTTGCAACCTGAGCTGTTGTTAAACCACAAACATCCATTCTTTTGAGAATATTTCTAGGTTTTGCCTCTgaaaataaacaacaacaatgcaCATAAGGTCACTTGTTGTTAAAGAATTAATACAAACACAGAAAGTAAAATAAGAGAATCAATCATACCATCAAAGCCAACTTGGTTCACTGCATTTAGAAACTGTTGGTGCAGTTGCGGCGTCCATGATAACCGACTCTTTTTTCCacttttttcttttgaaggtttATCATCTTCTCTCTCCCGTTTTCTTTCATGCTCAGGAGCCTCCAAGAATCCAACAACTTCATCTTCTTTAGGGCTTTGTGctttcaagaatccaagaacttcaTCTTCTTTAGGGCTTTGAGCATCCAAGAATCCAAGAACATGATGTTGTTGATCACTTGGAACATGATGTTCAGCTTTATTCTCATTGAAATTGTTTCTTGCAACGTGCTGCCACATGGTCTTGAATTGTTTTTCATGCAAAGGTTGAACCCAGTAATCACAAGCTCCGTAAATTACAGAATTCATGACAGAACTTTTTGAGCCATCAGAAGAAATCACTACAAACATAAATTATCATAATGTTAGTTACATTACTAATTACAGAAATCTTGAACACTTTTTGACAAAGAGTTATAATAGAGTACAAAAACACTTACCAATGACAGGAATTCTGTGCTGTAGGGTTACATATCGCAGAAACTCATAGGAATCCATGTCTGGCATACAaacatcaatcaacatcatatcaAAATAACCATTTCTTTGCGCAAGAAGATTAAGAGCATGATAAGCTGAAGTGCATTTGGTTAGTAAATAATGACATCGATCACACATTTGTTGAATTCGATCAAGCAGAATAGCATCATGATGAATGGCAAGAACCTTGATGTTAGTTGAGAACAGTGCCATCTCAGACGgtaaaagaagaaagagagatagAGAATTGAATGAAGCAGTGTTTTTAGGGTTGTTGTTATGATTACAAGTTAGTGTGAGTTACAAGTATTTAAAGAAAACTAAACTAAGTGATAATTGGTCAAAGGAAAAGTGGGCCTTGGATCCGGGTTGCAACTCCAAGCCCAATAAGACTAAACTGTTAGTAAAAGACATTATAATTATTATACTTTATGCACTTGAATTTAGTTTGAATATctcatagtttttttttctttccaatttGACCTAATTTAAAGCTTACATTTTTATCGATTTTTCAATATCAAATTACAATAATAtgtattaatattatatataaaacattAATATTCTCAATACTATAAAATGACAAAGATTGAGTTTTTCAAACAtgtgaaatattaaatttatatttatatgggttaaataagtttttggtccctataaatattacagttttcatttttagtccctccttgtctttaggcaacggtttttacaaaaaaaccgTTGTTAAAACTagctaaaaccgttgccaaaacccagaagggactaaaaatgaaactgcaatatttatagggaccagaaacttatttaaccctatttatatttatatttaattaatgtatCTAAGTTCATACAAAAATGTGGagtgaaatattaaaaaattaaattaaattaatattaaattctaAATTCATAAATCAAATCCAACGAATGTGAACCATAGTATTATAAAACAATTTCATTAAGAGCCAGCGTCTTCGACGCATCAGCCCTCTAACTTGTAAAAATCATTAGGAATATTCAAATAACAAGAGTCAGTCACGTAGTGTACACGTGGTCTAGCTCGCCCCATCTTATATTATGTTGTATTCGGAGGGAATAACATGTCCAAACATGTTTTAAGTGAAGTAAGGAGATTATCTTAGCCAATACTCAAAATATTCCAAGTTCTATGGTTAAAAGCATCTCATATATTAAATGATGACTCGCCTCATTCACTCCACTATTGAGTCAAGGTTAGCGGACATTTGGCCAGGTTTATAGGCGTTGGAACCGATCTCTCCATTAAATAAACATGAATATAAACTACATAGCCAAACATCTAGGTCTGATTCATTCGGATTTTTACATACCAAAACATAAAGATATTGTGTTCTTCATATCGTATGAACAACAATATCTATTGTACACATAACAAGTACAATTGATGTCCATCATAGAACCCATTAAAATTGGCCCGCACCACACTCTTACTTGAAACTTCTATTGTCCTAACTACCATTTTAAAATGGTAAGACACGCCACCACCAAGACCAAAATTGACCTAGATGCCATAGACGAGACGCGTGGCTTTAGGGAAGAGATATGTCgccaaaacaaatttttttcaaaCAATGTTATGAACCTTCAACAACAAGAATAATTGTATAGTGACAAATAATGACACACAACGATCCTCATCCCGTCTCCACCATGATTTGAGACACGTTAGTCTTAAAAAACTTTAAACCACCCTCGTCGGTGACCTTCAACAAAAACAACTTCTTGCATAAACATTAATACCATCAATACATAGGTAAAAATAATTAGTGCATCAAATTCCTTGAAGAGTAGCTTATTTTTGAGACATTGAAGAAGACATTCTTACGTTGATATATGGATATGTCCATGTTCTTTGACCACTTACCAAGATCTTTCTAGAAAGTTGAAGAGATTAAAGTTATTCAAATGCTGCGGAATTTTTACGTGAAATGTCCGAAATTAAATGACAAGGGAAAATTGAATGAATGGGGTGTGATATTTGAAAAAAGAATTTGCAATGTTTTCAAATGTTATTGAATGGAAAGGAAAATATTGATTTATGTTATATTAAGAGTTTCCGAAAGTTACTGTTCAGATAGTATCAGGATGTTAATATTCAAATGATTTATGTTATATTAATAGTTTTTGAAAGTTATTGTTCATATAGTATTGAGATGTTAATATTCAAATGATTTATGTTATATTGAGAGAGCTTTCTGAAATTAGTGTCCAGATCATATCGAGATGTTAATATTGAAACCCACTCAATTGATATTTTTTTAGGGTAATGCTAATATATGCCTTGAGGACACATGTTAAGAGTTACATAtagaaattttttattgaaaattgtataatatttttattaaaaaaattataattaatattttcattgctttgtttcaatacaaattttctattaatatatttttctaagTGTGTCCGAAAATTAACTTCTAGAcgtgaaaaaaaaattttaaaaaataattttgaaaattcaTTAATACAAATTTTCTATTAATATGTCAATGTAACTAACAACTTTAACTATCCCAAACTAAGAAAACAATATTGTTTTTAAAGATGAAATGCATAGAACAGAACGATAGATTTCCTTAAAATTTGTCAGTCAACACCAAATAGATCAAAACGGTACCCTGCTCTGCAACTGCAACAATATCAAATATAAATCTTCACAACCTTTTTCCATGTTGAAAATAAATTGTTTCACGTACATTTGTAACAACAATTTCTCTCCGCAACAAGCACGCACATTCAACAATTTGCAACACCGGTCTTAGAAGTGGGTTGATTTGGCTAGCTTATCTATGGAGGATTCTTTAGCTTTGGAGGTTCCCTTTTTGGAAGAGGAGGTGAGAGGAGTGATTTGGAATTCGGAAGGGGATAAAAGTCCGAGTCCGGATGGTTTTAATATGGGTTTTTACAAATGTTGTTGGTCGTTTTTGAAGAAAGACATAGTGGATTTTGTTATTCAATTTTATGAATGTGCTATCCTTCCGAAAGGGGTCACGGCTACCTTCCTCACATTAATTCCGAAGGTAGAGAATCCTAGCAATTTGGATGACTTTAGACCTATTTTTCTTATTGGTAGCATGTATCGAATTTTGTCAAAGTTGTTAGCGCAAAGATTGAAGAAGGTGATAGGAAAGTTGATTTCGAGTTGTCAATCAGCCTTTTGTTGCGGGAAGGAATATGCTTGATGGGGTGTTGATTGTAAATGAGATTTTGGATATGGCTAAGAGGGAGAAAAGGAGTTGTATGATGGTGAAAGTAGATTTCGAGAAAGCGTATGATTGTTTTTTTTGGGATTATTTGAGATTCTTGTTGAGGAGGATGGGTTTTGGAGATAAATGGAGGAAATGGATGGAAGATTTGGTTTTTAATAGCTCTATGTCGATTCTTGTTAATGGAAGCCCGACTAAGGATTTTGTTTTTTCTCGTGGCCTTCGTCAAGGGGATCTACTTTCTCCGTTCCTTTTTCTTTTAGTGGC includes these proteins:
- the LOC131619369 gene encoding two-component response regulator ORR21-like; this encodes MALFSTNIKVLAIHHDAILLDRIQQMCDRCHYLLTKCTSAYHALNLLAQRNGYFDMMLIDVCMPDMDSYEFLRYVTLQHRIPVIVISSDGSKSSVMNSVIYGACDYWVQPLHEKQFKTMWQHVARNNFNENKAEHHVPSDQQHHVLGFLDAQSPKEDEVLGFLKAQSPKEDEVVGFLEAPEHERKREREDDKPSKEKSGKKSRLSWTPQLHQQFLNAVNQVGFDEAKPRNILKRMDVCGLTTAQVASHLQKYRNYLKGPSCGKKSNKSQRIDTPTKTASETEDANSVLHHENQSCQLNSTLQSYNISETQQDSNHDIGYNYEAQQHSIHVTDNQVSDIINKDFPGASDLLLDLDDELLSLLF